The sequence taataagtgcactgtataatacattggtactcagaaggttgctggttcaatccccacagtcaccaccattgtgtccttgagtaagacacttaactccaggttgctccggggggattgtccctgtaataagtgcactgtaagtcgctttggataaaagtgtctgccacatgcataaatgtaagcCCTCCTGAACTCCACAGCGCCCCTCTGTTTTTCCAATggaaatctgtggtcaaatatggtaCTGCAGCAAGCCCTAATAAAAACCCATTGAGTCAGCATGTCCTTTCTACAACAAATTTTAGACAAATTACAAATTGTAGGTCAAGAAGGCTTGGCTCTTTTtgttattaaccatttttattgattccattcaatAAATTAAACAAACGTTACAGAAAATGTGGCATCAAATTATATACAATTAAACCCTTCCTCCCAAACACCCCCACCTGACACAAACACTCACCCCAGTGGTTATAAatatttggacacacacacacacacacacacacacacacacacacacacacacacacacacaaaaaaaaaaagataaataaataagaagtatactttcaaaaaaaacaatcaaattgcaCACACTCATTTAAAACTAAAGATTCCTCTCCACTACCCCTCCCCGAAGCCTTCCAAAAAGGCAAAATATCTGCCCCATTTCCTATAAAAAAAATCACCCCAGATTTCCCAACCTTCTATACATCCCTTCCTCAAAggccaccaccctccccatcaCAGAGCACCACTCgtgaaatgagggcactccaacCGACCTCCAACACCTTAAAATAACCTGTCTGGCGATCATGATGCTCGTTAGGACCCAACACTTTATGTGTCGATTCTCAAAGTcaatgaccaccccatcacccaaaatagaaTCTGGGGCAAAGTGAATgccgagtgcccaatacatcaaaTATAAGACTCTgaacccccaaaagacatgggataagtctccatcctctgattgacatcgccagcaggtgggcgtGTCTTTAAGGCCAAGCATATACATTCTaaagggggtccaataaaatcaatgcaaaatcttaaattgcttaaggcgaacccttgcatctctaaatgcagacttgacgttttttaggATACTAGCCCACACCCCCTCCTCAAATGTCAAGTTTAGATCTTCCTCCCATAATCTCCCATAAAAGCCACACCAGCGTGGTAAGTGCCACTCCCAAATCAGGGCAGagtaggtggcacagctgtaaatactttgcaatggcgaaataggggcaagaacttcattttcaatgcaaaaccagggaggagctctctcaggtggaagacaccaatgagccaaatatctgagaccgaacgcagattaataaaacaaaatcttgggtaggcctaacccacctttgtcaatcggcccatgtaacttattgaaatgtaacctgggacgttttccagtcaaaatgacagacttcgctatgctatcaaattgcttgaaataagagaggggggacatctacagggagagattgtagcaggtagttgaattttggaatacaattaattttaataacgtTAACAtttccaatcatagataaatgtaatgaagcccacctgcccacatcgctcaaaaaccttttattaaagggtcagaATGAACtcaaactaaatcagacaaatttgctgagaataaaattcccaaatacttaatgtccTGTTTGGGTAACTGGAAGGTACCCAACTGAAAAGCAGTTCTGGGCAGTACACTtggaacttggaaaaggaattaataattctgtggaggcaaggcatagatccaATGAGGTCGGAGACGAATTATAAAATATCATCTAAGTAAAGCAAAggtttatgcgccacacctcccgccatcacccttggaaaatcatcttcccttcttatcgtggctgctaatggttccagggcaagacagaacaataatggggaaagagggcaactctaatgggtgcccctatccagagtaaaatcatctgaaattaatccatttgtttgtaccgctgctacagggtgtctataaagttgcttaatccaaccaataaaagtattcccaaacccatacattcccaaaatcataaaaagttaatcccattctaccatatcaaatgccttttcggcatcaagtgagatggcagcgactggagtccgatcattcaccactgaccacatgatattgatgaaatgcctaatgttatcagaacaGCTACAGGCctaaataaaccccacctgatctatatgtataagacaTGTCATAACTATATAATcagttagccaacatttttgacaatatttttacatctaactggatcagggaaattggacggtaactcttacactcacttggatcattgtcctgtttaagaatcagactgatccgggcttgtgtcatggttggcagaagctttccattctttaatgattccgtataaacttctagcaaaagtggagccaattctgcaGCATAAAATTGGAAAAACTAAGCAGCAAAGCCATCAGGCCCCAGAGTCTTGCCTgaaggcaaggccttaattacctcgcccagctcctccaagtttatttcagaatcaagataatgtttttgctcagtcgtcaatataggaagttctaatggttccacaaatttcctaatatcttcatcagtagacgaagacgtggaactataaagatcaagatctTCAGCACTTCCTCTgctcttttaatatttccttccaactccacgagttctcgtcctttggattttttgatgaatgaggcgtactgtatgatccgacccctaagaactgccttagctgcctcccaagccacacccacagaggatactgaggaccagttggtctccgtataaacattgatttcagtctttaacatttgttgaaaatcaggattttgcaaaagggatacattaaagcgccaactatatgctCCGTTTGTGGCAACACCTcgaaactcaccagggcgtgatccgAGACTGAAATGTTTCAAATTGAACTGTCAACAACAGATAAAATTAGGGATTTGGATATTTTTAAAaaactattctagaataaatcttatggaatGATGAAAATTTTTTTACagtctctaccagatgggttcaaaagtctccaaatatctgtaagaccaagatatttacacatcctgtgaagtgtcaatgttgctctaggggtcttacacacttttcctttactatgatcaaggactgagtccatcaacagattaaagtctccttccaatattatatcatgaggggtgccagtggcttgcaacatcccttcaagatctataaaaaagccctaatCATCagctaaaataataatgactcttcctaatttatttttaatctgatgagacatttgaattgcaaatgtttacttatcaatgtaatgactcccctgctcttactggagccagcactaaagaatacatgtccaccccatatcttcccaaatttttcagcttcctgcggagaaaggtgtttcttgaagaaacattatATCATATTTCTAACGCTTAAGAAAAGTAATAACCatcctttttatggggtgccccaacccattcacattccacgtggagaaagataacccactcatattaacatttgacattttgacatattagaaaaaatcaattgtgtgtcagaaacaaaatgataaagaccacattccccattagtgaaacagtcaaaccccgaacttccaccccaaacaaagcaaacagaaaaaacatGCACAACATCACAAATTTGTAAGGCAAaataacataacagaaaatactttgtaaaataaaccccAGCCAATAGTCAGaatgaacacaaaagatgtgtagattaattcacagaactgtctcgaaggtgtgatccttcacaaaacaaattccagccgatATAAAGCCGTTCTGTTTCCTTGGACAGACAAATGAATgatcagtgagccggctgtttaagagtgcagcagatgacgtcATCATTTCAGTGTCCtgtaaaaatactccacaaaacaagctccagccaacAGGAGCCACAAGCACAAGGAAATTACAGATTCATCcgtaactgtcccgaaggagtgttattcaaCAAAACAAGCTCCCGCCGTTAGgaggaaccaacacaaaaataaataaaaaaggcatcCCAATTCCTCGGATGGTCACTCGGAGGTGCATAAAAGTATGtaccatgacttactcagtccgTGAACTTTATAACAGACATCCTTTGTgtgagcatgtagatattttgcggtcACCCATAGTGTCTATTCTCAAACTGGCCAGGAACTTTGGTGTAAAAGTTTCTTGAAACTGAAACCGAAATTCACGATAAAAgagttgtgtgtgcatgtttaccATCTCTGTGCAGACGTACATGTCTGAGACAGCTGTCATGTCGCGAGAACATCTTACCGCACAGCTGACAACGGAAGGGTTTTTCGCCCGTGTGTATCCACCGGTGCGTTATCAGTCGCGTTTTCTGCGTGAAGCGTTTGCCACATTCCTCACATCGGAACGGTTTTGGCCTCGCAATGTGTCGCGAATGGTCTATAAACACACTTTCCGTGGATGTTTTAGGCACACTTGAGGGGGAACTCAAAGGCAGATGTCTGCTGAACGCCGTTGAGTCCGATACGCTGGGCGAAGGTTGATGGGAATTCTGTCGTGGAGCGTTTAGAAGATTCAAGCCGTACTCGATGTCTTTATTTTGAGCTGCATTAAAGCTCACGTTTTCCAGCACAACACCAGAACCGAATAAACCGGATGTCGACTGAGAGCTCATTGGCTCTTCCATCAACACCCGTGAGACATACGGGTCTGTAAAACACTGAGAATGTTGTTCTGGATCAATTAGACTCTCGGGATCGTCAAACGCTTTGCCTGGATCGCCTCCTGACAACCATACATGAGAGTCTCCATCATCTGCTCCACAGTGGGTTTGCACTTCGCTCCTGTGCTCGGCTTGAACTTGATTCAGTTTCTGATCAACAAGTTCTTCCACCTGTTCGATCTTCATCTCAAGCTCCAGGCCACTGAACTCTTCATCCTCTGCGGTGCTCTGCTGAGCTCGGGACGTCTCTTGGGAGGGTTTGAAGGGTGCTGTTGACTCCTCTCGTTTCAGATGGAGCACATTTATCTCCTGTGTTTGTGGAAAAAGCGGCTTCTCCTCTGAGATCTCCCTCACTGGACTAGTTGCGATGGCCTTTTCCTGGTGCGATTCTTCCAAATCTGCCATCACACCTGCAGAGAAGGACAGGTTCATATGTGATTTAAGACGTTCACCTCAATCATTATCAACATTCGCTTATAGAATTCATTGATgtgtgtttagttttttattctacatgtggTCAGTTGCTACAGaccatttacagttgaagtcagaagtttaaatacaggctgaagtcattaaaacacattttttaaccactccacagatttaatatgagcaaactatagttttggcgagtcgtttaggacatctactttgtgcatgacaagtaatttttccagcaattgtttacagaccgattgtttcacttgtaATTGACTACaacaattccagtgtgtcagaagtttacatacactcagTTAACTGtaactttaagcagcttggaaaacttcagaaaattatgtcaagcctttaattagccagttagcttctgataggagatgtacctgtggatgtattttaagacctaccttcaaactcagtgtctctttgcttgacaaagagtccggatcgggaacagcatctccaccaccaccacactgagcactggggccccccagggctgtgtgctcagtccactgctgttcactctgctgactcacgactgtgcagcaatgcacagctcgaaccacatcatcaagttcgccgatgacacaaccgtggtgggtctcatcagcaagaacaacgagtcagcatacagagaggaggtgcagcggctgacgaactggtgtagagccaacaacctgtccctgaatgtggacaaaacaaaagagatgttcGTTGACTTtcggagagcacagagtgaccgctctccgctgaacatcgacggctcctctgtggagatcgtcaagagcaccaaattccttggtgttcacctggtggagaacctcacctggtccctcaacaccagctctattaccacaaaatgcccagcagcgtctctactttcttcaaaggctgaggaaagcacatctcccaacccccatcctcactacattctatagagggactattgagagcatcctgagcagctgcatcactgcctggtttgggacttgcaccgtttcggaccgcaaagccctgcagaggatagtgaggacagctgagaagatcatcggggtctctcttccctccatcaaagacatttacacaaaacactgcatccgcaaagcaaccagcattgtggacgaccccacacacccctcacacaaactctttaccctcctcccgtctggcaagaggtaccgaagcattcgggccctcacggccagactgtgtaacagcttcttcccccaaaccatcagactcctcaatactcagagactggactgacacacacacacgtgtcctgagttgcactttaattattgtccctttatacctgtctgctacctcaataactgctatgtgcatagaacactatctatCATAACACACTAcctatagtatgttatgtttacaaaggcatttttagaaactgtcatctttttgcactactgtgtctctcactgtgcccattgtcctgttcatttttagtaatttattgtactgtcccgtactttttgcacacgtagcctatgttgttttatgtagcaccatagtcctggaggaacgttgtctcgtttcgctgtgtactgtactaattgtatatggttgaacgacaataaaaacccctttgacatcatgggaaatcaGCCAAGccctcagaaaaaacattgtggacctccacaagtctggttcatctttgggagcaatttccaaacacctgaatgtGCCACgtccatctgtacaaacaatagtacacaagtataaacaccatgtgaccacacagtcatcacaccgctcaggaaggagacgcattctgtctcctagagatgaacgtagtttggtgcaaaaagtgcaaatcaatcccagaacaacagcaaaggagcttgtgaagatgctggaggaaacaggaggacgagtatctagatccacagcaaaaccagtcctatatggacatcacctgaaaggtgctcagcaaggaagaagccactgctccaaaaccaccataaaaaagccagaatacagtttgcaagtgcacatggggacaaagatcttacttttggagaaatgtcctctggtctgatgaaacaattattgaactgtttggccataatgaccatcgttatgtttggacaCCATCCCAGCAgtgaagcataggggtggcagcatccTGTTGTGGGGGTTCttttctgcaggagggactggtgcactcaatggtcaatatggccaaaaagcaaaaacaatttttttacatCAGACCAGAggcccatgtgcacttgcaaactctaGTCTGGCTGTCAATGAaggacttgttttgctgtggatctagatactcgtccacctgtttcctccagcatcttcacaagctcctttgctgttgttctgggattgatttgcacttttcgcaccaaactacattcatctctaggagacagaatgtgtctccttcctgaccggtatgatgactgtgtggtcacatggtgtttatacttgtgtactattgtttgtacagatgaacgtggcaccttcaggagtttggaaattgatcccaaggatgaaccagacttgtggtggtccacaatgtttttctgaggtctttcctgattattttagattttccccatgatgtcaagcaactgagtttgaatgtaggccttaaaatacatccacaggtacacctcttatcagaagctaactggctaattaaaGGCTTGACATGAATTCTGGAATcttctaagctgcttaaaggcacagttaactagggctgcacgatttggacaaagtcatattgcgattatttagaaaaatattgcgattgcgatttgaactgcgattatgatggtaatgttttccacatgttcaactgcaaaaaggctacttgGGTTTTCACAATtgaaccctcttaaaaagaaccaaactgggacccttttttcagttcaaccacaaacaaataaatatataaacagtgaaacaaagtcttcttcatatccaaatttTACCGTCCaccatgtacctgtttttgtccattttgtgacaggatctcagcccactaatcatcatcattagtttttgaaacacagtctacaacttgaatattagggatgctccaatcaggattttaacatccgatacgatctccaattttcttttcatttcatcAATTGATGCggatcatttaacttttattatcagctctgtcaaaactggttatatataagctttctgctcaatgtcactgttaactaaatttccctgttggtaaaaccatagttgttgcctagtttttgttttcagtcaataattcagtatacacaaaatatcattttaaaatataaatgttactctttattataggccttaaaaactagtaagcttatacaaactattctttactatatataagatagtcctaaagaatgaggcttaatgtcaaactgaagttgaactgataacccttTGGTGTAATTAAACTTAAAGTGAAAGTTTTGGTTAGTTtttcaccatttaatttaattatttttattcattattttattagatttaatttagcaatgcattatattatagtaacaaaatatttgatatagatttattatatgtacgttCCTTTTCATTGTGTTGGATGTTggaaatattagttccgcttttacttgtttccgcggggagtgtaataagtgcgACACGCTCTCGcgtgagaggtaaacaaatgacgggAGACTGAAGAGATGTTTCTTGACTCTACAGGTGTTCCTGTTAAtgcagcaatcatttaataaagatgtttgaattatagtccatcttgtattctgcgttgttattattatgatacatgtTATTTGGAGAATATTATTTGAAGGGAGCATaatattcatttatataattaaatcgcagccctttgcaatttaataatcacacatggtcatatcgcggtttcgattttatttcgattaattgtgcagccctacagttaacttagtgtatgtacacttctgacccactggaattgtgattatagtccattaaaagtgacacaatcggtctttaaacaactgttggaaaaatggcatgtgtcatgcacaaagtagatgtcctaaatgacttgacaaaactatagtttgctagtattaaatcatcttttttgctatccaatgaaagtgaatggtgactgagactgtcctAACatcttttggaacaacatgagggtgcatCAGTTCACACTTACTCGtgtccatcatcatcatctccaccTGAACGCCGATGGAGCATCTGTTCGCAGTGACTCTCTGTAGTTTAGTCTCCGTGAGGAGCAGTCGAGTCTTCAGTCCCTGGATCTCCTTGTTTCTCCTCTGGATCTCCTGATGAAGAGCAGCAGAATCCTCCTGCAGCAGTTGACTGATCTCCGCCACCGCCGCTTTCGCCAGCACGTCCATGATCGCGGAGATCTGACTCTGTAACATCACTGACGAGCTCATCGTTTCGTccaaacactctttattatagaCGATCTAAACAAAAACGACCATTGCTGCTTGTCTGCGCATGCTCAGAACAGGGCGGATATTTGGCGGAacatctgccaaaataaaagtctcCCACACAGAAATccaaagttatatatatatatatatatatatatatatatattgccatatatcagatttctctGAGCTCAGGCtttatgaatatactgtattaagtgcatttataaatgtacaaattcaaATATGTATTGAGAGCAcaagaaaactaaaataaagaTTCTGGAAAATGACATACTCAAATTCTAAACATCTCTAAAGCTGTTGTCTTTTTACcaaactaaaacatttaatttgggaAATAAACAAGATTTCTCAGCTTTTACCTCAGATATATGATATGCCGAGGCACCGTAAGGAcgattactatattatataccTTTTGCTTCCTTTCATCTCCATTTCCTTGACAGTCATCTGCTATCTGCTTTAGTCTTTATGTGacaatttcactttgttacactgattgatattttatttgtcTTTGTTGACCATTAAAAAACATCATCGGTGGGTCAGAAAGATACAACAGGAATTATTTGACATTCACTCAGtttttattatcagttacaaAATGTGATTGTAgcagaaaataatacaaaaaagttaCAAGGTGacaaatttggcacccattcttcTTGACACTCCCAAAgcgaaataaatatttatatgcatataaaaagaaaataacaaatgtATACATCATTTTGTTCtggtttcagaagacatgatttaaccacatggattacttttatgctgcctttgtgtgcatgTGGTGCAGAGAGTCTGCTGCCCTCCTGAACTCCACAGCGCCCCTCTACGGTACGGCCCTGCAGTACCGAATTTGTGGTCAAAAACGGTACTGCAGCAAACCCTCATTAAGACCCATTGAGTCAGCGTGTCCTTTCTACAGCAAATTTTAGACAAATTCACAATCAAACGTGGTCCAGACAAGCAAGGCATAAAAAAATAGTCTGGCAATCAAAAGATGCGTAGGTGATAAGACAACTTGCATTTTTATGATGACATCAAGAAGGCTTGGATTCTTATAAAATGTTACTGTGATTTAaaccattattataattatagagGATTTAGATTTTAGTACTGTGGAAATGTATAAATGACATGTAGATAGTTATGTTCCAAGAGTGCCGCCTTGTGGTGGAATAATGCAAGGACACCACATATTGTGTCAGAGCGTTTGTGTTTGAATGAGTTGAATaagttaaataatatatatatattttttatatccgTCCCACCTATATCTGTGGTCATGAGCCGCTACTGATGTCaacataaaatacacatgttataCTTGTATACTAATATTGCTATtatatatttagggcccaagcactgtaagtgcggaggccctattgttttcctaAGGATTACTGTTAACATTCTTCTAAGGTTTCAGGGGCTTCTGGGtcccttaacatgctcaaaaactcctCAAAATGTGAGCACACACATCAGAATCGTCGGTCATTAGAACTTGGCAAAAGTTCACATGGGGGGTCAAGGGGGGGCTCTCTGCTGGCCccttgaaaattttatttttgggagtCTCTGAAGCACATGCCTTTTCACCTGCAGTCACCAAACTTAGTAcatatatagatctcatcaagctgaaCACTTTCACAACACAGacattagctccgcccaacaggaagtcagccatgttgcattgtttgaaaagcgcatgctctggaatttgaaatactcctcctaggggatttatgTGACATGCATCAAACgtgggcaacatcatgccaagacattgaagatgctaaattgcgaacagatcttttgatatttcaaacggtgttgccatggcgacgcGATAAATTAATGACGAAAAATGAAAAAGAGGAAGTGTTCATTTCATCGGCGTGCactgtgtgatttagatcaaaattaagATTTATGTTTGGTATTTGGGGCTTATCACATAGATATGACTATTGTGGGGCACGATCagagcgccaccacctggcagcaggaagtgtgtaactttttacAGACTTTGGAATAGCACTCTTAATTTAATCTGCTTCAAATtgtttttagaataatgtcaagacagtacAGATTTAAAATTATGAAGGGATATTCGATATCCTAACTACTGTTGCCATGGTAACACATTAACCACTATTATCCTTTTTAGGTATATTAATTTGcttttgaggcacttggcatgcttgaatttttaTGATCTTTTGCAAACGCATCAGAATCgtcggccattagggctgggcaaaggtTCATTCATGGGCATGTAGATAGAAAATGCCCATGTTCTGGGGACCTTTTaagctacagtcaccaaactttgtacatatTGTatgtagatctcatcaagccggacacttTCACACCACAGACATTAGCTCCggccaacaggaagtcagccattttgaatttttgAAAACGGAAtggctctggaatttgaaatactcctcataTGGAATTCATCTGACTGGCACCAAACGTCACGCCAAAACATTGAAGATGCTGAATTGTgaatggatttttgatatctcaaaccttgtctccatggcaacgcgataaattaacaaaaaaaataggaagaaagaattgtctcatatcttctgtgtgcatcgtGTGATTGACATCAAAATTGACCCGTATGTTTGGCAttgagggctgatcacattgatgtatctactgtgggtcacggtcatagcgccaccaactggcagaaggaagtgtggctcttacaacagtctttgaaaaaaaatccaattacatttacacaaatcGCTT comes from Xyrauchen texanus isolate HMW12.3.18 chromosome 9, RBS_HiC_50CHRs, whole genome shotgun sequence and encodes:
- the si:dkeyp-68b7.7 gene encoding zinc finger protein with KRAB and SCAN domains 5 isoform X2; this encodes MYVCTEMSQISAIMDVLAKAAVAEISQLLQEDSAALHQEIQRRNKEIQGLKTRLLLTETKLQRVTANRCSIGVQVEMMMMDTSVMADLEESHQEKAIATSPVREISEEKPLFPQTQEINVLHLKREESTAPFKPSQETSRAQQSTAEDEEFSGLELEMKIEQVEELVDQKLNQVQAEHRSEVQTHCGADDGDSHVWLSGGDPGKAFDDPESLIDPEQHSQCFTDPYVSRVLMEEPMSSQSTSGLFGSGVVLENVSFNAAQNKDIEYGLNLLNAPRQNSHQPSPSVSDSTAFSRHLPLSSPSSVPKTSTESVFIDHSRHIARPKPFRCEECGKRFTQKTRLITHRWIHTGEKPFRCQLCGKMFSRHDSCLRHVRLHRDGKHAHTTLLS
- the si:dkeyp-68b7.7 gene encoding zinc finger protein with KRAB and SCAN domains 5 isoform X1, yielding MSSSVMLQSQISAIMDVLAKAAVAEISQLLQEDSAALHQEIQRRNKEIQGLKTRLLLTETKLQRVTANRCSIGVQVEMMMMDTSVMADLEESHQEKAIATSPVREISEEKPLFPQTQEINVLHLKREESTAPFKPSQETSRAQQSTAEDEEFSGLELEMKIEQVEELVDQKLNQVQAEHRSEVQTHCGADDGDSHVWLSGGDPGKAFDDPESLIDPEQHSQCFTDPYVSRVLMEEPMSSQSTSGLFGSGVVLENVSFNAAQNKDIEYGLNLLNAPRQNSHQPSPSVSDSTAFSRHLPLSSPSSVPKTSTESVFIDHSRHIARPKPFRCEECGKRFTQKTRLITHRWIHTGEKPFRCQLCGKMFSRHDSCLRHVRLHRDGKHAHTTLLS